A single region of the Calderihabitans maritimus genome encodes:
- the prpR gene encoding propionate catabolism operon regulatory protein PrpR: MKKRIAFMSYPRLTSLAERVLAAETFQGLCIIESSFEETISKAGELINKELVDVFISGGSNARILKETFPGFPVVTLNVTGFDLMAALAEARKLGNAVAVITYKEGIPELENFKDLLKIRVVSKIFRSQKELEDIVKELKSQGIDVLIGSSIVCDYGDKYGLKTVFIYSERSLKEAIDRAIDLQQTIRAEKKRSNQLRAIIDFAYSGIIAIDEEKRVNVYNPVAEKILGIPREKVLNQRVDHVIPNTRLDKVLEIGVPEINQIQKIGESSMILTNRIPIIVDGTIVGAVATFQDVVQIQEAEQHIRRKLYEKGLAAKYTFNDIIGNSRAIRKARELAKIYAKSESTVLIYGETGTGKELFAHSIHSYSNRSDKPFIALNCAALPESLLESELFGYEEGAFTGARKGGKPGLFELAHQGTLFLDEISEMPMRLQARLLRVLQEKEILRIGGDRIIPVDVRIIAATNKDLWQEVKKGKFREDLYYRLNVLYLGIPPLRERIEDIPVLVKEMVMRNSAELLKIDNYTEIWEQVIKRFMTYTWPGNVRQLENAVQTLCAILKNGNVNDHDRTVGGLIEQALDGKFILTAKSEESRSFSERERIINALNTVGWNRHKAAGLLGISRTTLWRKMKELNIKAGSETIS; the protein is encoded by the coding sequence ATGAAGAAGCGAATCGCTTTTATGAGCTATCCCCGGCTTACCAGCTTGGCGGAAAGGGTTTTAGCAGCAGAAACTTTCCAGGGACTCTGCATTATCGAGAGTTCCTTTGAAGAGACGATTTCAAAAGCTGGCGAGCTCATTAATAAAGAATTGGTCGATGTATTCATTAGCGGCGGAAGCAATGCCAGAATACTGAAGGAAACTTTTCCCGGTTTTCCTGTAGTTACCCTGAATGTGACAGGGTTTGACCTTATGGCTGCGCTTGCTGAGGCCAGAAAATTGGGTAACGCTGTGGCTGTCATCACTTACAAAGAAGGGATACCTGAATTGGAAAATTTCAAGGACCTCTTAAAGATCCGGGTTGTCTCCAAAATATTTCGCAGCCAAAAGGAGTTAGAAGATATAGTTAAGGAGCTTAAAAGCCAGGGCATTGACGTTTTAATAGGTTCCAGCATTGTATGTGATTACGGCGATAAATACGGCTTGAAGACAGTATTCATATATTCTGAGAGGAGCCTGAAAGAGGCAATAGACAGGGCTATAGATTTACAGCAAACAATAAGAGCCGAGAAAAAAAGAAGTAATCAATTGCGGGCCATTATAGATTTTGCCTACAGCGGTATAATTGCCATTGACGAAGAGAAAAGGGTAAATGTTTATAACCCCGTGGCCGAAAAAATTCTCGGTATTCCCCGAGAAAAGGTTCTAAACCAGAGAGTGGATCATGTGATACCTAACACCCGGTTAGATAAGGTATTAGAAATCGGTGTTCCAGAGATTAATCAGATTCAGAAAATTGGAGAAAGTTCAATGATCCTTACCAACCGTATTCCGATAATTGTTGACGGTACTATTGTCGGTGCTGTTGCGACTTTCCAAGACGTTGTGCAAATCCAAGAAGCAGAACAGCATATCAGGCGAAAGCTATATGAAAAAGGGCTGGCTGCAAAATATACCTTTAACGACATAATTGGGAATTCTAGAGCTATAAGAAAAGCTCGGGAACTGGCTAAAATTTATGCCAAAAGTGAATCTACAGTTTTAATATATGGTGAAACCGGAACCGGAAAGGAACTTTTTGCGCATAGCATACATAGTTACAGCAACCGCTCGGATAAGCCTTTTATAGCCCTAAATTGCGCGGCACTACCCGAAAGTCTTTTGGAAAGTGAACTTTTTGGATATGAAGAAGGTGCCTTTACGGGAGCCCGTAAAGGAGGAAAACCAGGCTTATTCGAGCTTGCCCACCAGGGGACCTTATTTCTCGATGAAATTTCAGAGATGCCGATGAGATTACAGGCCCGGCTGTTGAGGGTACTGCAGGAAAAAGAGATATTGCGGATTGGTGGGGATAGGATCATTCCGGTGGATGTAAGAATAATAGCTGCTACCAATAAGGACCTCTGGCAGGAGGTGAAGAAAGGGAAATTTAGAGAAGATCTGTATTACCGTTTAAATGTCTTATACCTCGGTATCCCACCGCTGAGGGAACGGATTGAAGATATCCCGGTCCTGGTTAAAGAGATGGTAATGCGTAATTCGGCGGAGCTATTAAAAATAGATAACTATACAGAAATATGGGAACAGGTGATTAAGCGCTTCATGACATACACTTGGCCGGGAAACGTGCGGCAGTTGGAGAATGCGGTTCAGACATTATGCGCCATATTGAAGAACGGTAATGTTAATGACCATGACAGAACAGTGGGAGGCCTTATAGAGCAGGCTCTGGACGGTAAATTCATCCTGACGGCAAAATCAGAAGAAAGCAGATCATTTAGTGAAAGGGAACGGATAATAAATGCGCTGAATACGGTGGGGTGGAACCGGCATAAGGCAGCCGGTCTCTTGGGAATCAGTAGAACTACTCTTTGGAGGAAGATGAAAGAACTTAACATAAAGGCCGGTAGCGAAACAATTAGTTGA
- a CDS encoding isocitrate lyase/PEP mutase family protein has product MRKGRLIKEFIKRGEILVSLGAFNAISARIIDQAGIPSVYVTGYGAAANILGKPDIGLLTMTEMVNHIKGIVDVVQGAVIADADTGYGNPLNVQRTVKEYERAGVAAIQLEDQIWPKRCGHMTGKQIIPAEEMVQKIRAAVDARESEDTLIIARTDAIAVEGFEEAARRIKMYHHAGADILFVEAPENLEQLKEIPKLVQGGAFLANMIEGGATPLLTAQELQDMGYAIVIYPISTLYAMTKAVMELVEEVKRSGTTAGMLSRMVSFADFNEIVGLKDFQTLEKQYGLIKE; this is encoded by the coding sequence ATGCGTAAAGGGAGACTAATAAAGGAATTTATTAAACGGGGGGAAATCCTTGTGTCATTAGGAGCTTTTAATGCAATAAGCGCAAGGATAATAGATCAAGCAGGTATTCCCTCCGTATATGTAACGGGATACGGAGCTGCAGCAAATATATTAGGTAAACCGGATATTGGTCTCTTAACTATGACCGAGATGGTAAATCATATAAAAGGCATAGTCGATGTGGTACAGGGGGCAGTAATAGCCGATGCTGATACCGGCTACGGAAATCCCTTAAATGTCCAGCGAACAGTTAAGGAATACGAAAGGGCGGGAGTTGCTGCCATCCAGCTTGAGGACCAGATTTGGCCCAAGAGATGTGGCCACATGACCGGCAAACAGATAATACCCGCTGAGGAAATGGTCCAAAAAATAAGGGCTGCAGTGGATGCCAGAGAAAGTGAAGACACGCTAATAATTGCTCGTACCGATGCCATAGCGGTTGAAGGATTTGAGGAGGCGGCCCGAAGAATTAAAATGTACCACCATGCAGGAGCTGATATCCTCTTTGTAGAAGCCCCGGAAAACCTGGAACAGTTAAAAGAAATACCTAAACTGGTGCAGGGTGGAGCATTCCTGGCTAACATGATAGAAGGAGGCGCTACCCCCCTTCTTACCGCACAAGAATTGCAAGATATGGGATATGCTATAGTTATCTATCCGATTTCTACCTTGTATGCGATGACCAAGGCGGTAATGGAACTGGTTGAGGAGGTTAAGAGGTCGGGAACAACGGCGGGGATGCTTTCCAGAATGGTCTCCTTTGCTGATTTCAATGAAATTGTAGGTTTGAAGGACTTCCAAACACTGGAGAAACAATACGGGTTAATTAAGGAATAG
- a CDS encoding 3-isopropylmalate dehydratase large subunit, with translation MGMTISEKILAQAAGKSRVHAGEIIWATPDVALMHDLLGPVLIEKSLQKLGGRLYDPEKVVVVSDHCAPPASVEQAEVLKTTRSWAREHDIKYFYEFRGACHQVLVDYGHVRPGRLIVGTDSHTCTAGALGAFGTGIGSTEMLGVLTTGEIWLKVPETVLVKWQGELSAGVMAKDMALKTIGTIGHAGATYQAVEFTGEAVKGLSLDERLVLTNMAVEMGAKTGIIEPDDQVVCFLQSLGIENFSLLNSDPDAVYTRSLEFNAAELEPQVACPHEVDNVKPVAEVEGLKIDQAYLGSCTGGRLNDLRWAARILKGKKVSRQVRCLVVPASQEVWKQALREGILEVLVEAGCIISAPACGACGGV, from the coding sequence GTGGGAATGACCATTAGCGAAAAAATTTTGGCCCAGGCAGCCGGCAAGTCACGAGTACATGCGGGAGAAATCATTTGGGCAACTCCTGATGTGGCCTTGATGCATGATCTGCTGGGACCGGTGCTAATCGAGAAAAGTTTGCAAAAACTAGGCGGTAGGCTTTACGATCCGGAGAAGGTAGTGGTGGTTTCGGATCACTGCGCACCGCCTGCTTCTGTCGAGCAGGCGGAAGTACTAAAGACAACCCGTTCCTGGGCTCGAGAACATGATATCAAATATTTCTATGAGTTCAGGGGAGCCTGCCACCAGGTATTGGTGGATTACGGGCATGTACGACCGGGCAGGTTAATAGTAGGTACCGATTCGCATACCTGCACTGCCGGTGCCTTGGGAGCCTTTGGTACAGGCATTGGATCCACGGAAATGTTGGGAGTATTGACCACCGGAGAAATCTGGTTGAAAGTTCCCGAGACGGTATTGGTGAAGTGGCAGGGGGAGCTGTCTGCAGGAGTAATGGCTAAGGATATGGCCTTAAAGACTATAGGCACAATTGGTCATGCTGGAGCCACTTACCAGGCGGTAGAGTTTACTGGTGAAGCGGTGAAAGGTCTAAGCTTAGACGAACGCTTAGTGCTCACTAACATGGCGGTGGAGATGGGGGCCAAGACTGGAATTATCGAGCCCGACGACCAGGTAGTATGTTTTCTCCAGTCACTGGGAATAGAGAACTTTTCCCTGTTGAACAGTGATCCTGATGCTGTATATACCCGTAGCCTGGAATTCAATGCTGCGGAATTGGAACCTCAAGTAGCTTGTCCCCATGAGGTTGATAATGTAAAGCCTGTAGCGGAGGTAGAAGGACTGAAAATTGATCAAGCTTATCTGGGCTCGTGTACCGGAGGAAGGTTAAATGACTTGCGCTGGGCGGCACGGATTTTAAAAGGCAAAAAAGTCTCGCGGCAGGTACGCTGTTTGGTGGTTCCTGCTTCCCAGGAGGTATGGAAACAGGCGCTGCGGGAAGGCATTTTGGAGGTATTGGTTGAGGCCGGCTGTATAATTTCAGCTCCCGCCTGCGGCGCATGTGGCGGGGTTA
- a CDS encoding 3-isopropylmalate dehydratase small subunit, translated as MVRKVIKGRVWRYGDNINTDIISPGQYMQLPLEEQAKHAMEGIDPQFTSKVKPGDILVAGDNFGSGSSRETAPLVLKYNGIGAVIARSFARIFYRNAINVGLPVLELAEASEIQEGDELEIELITGRIKNLSRDKEYQASSLPEHLMAVIEAGGLEAYLAQKLGLKVGSW; from the coding sequence GTGGTTCGAAAAGTTATTAAAGGAAGAGTTTGGAGGTACGGTGATAATATTAACACGGATATTATTTCACCAGGTCAATATATGCAATTGCCTCTCGAAGAACAGGCCAAGCACGCTATGGAAGGGATCGATCCCCAGTTCACTTCTAAGGTAAAACCTGGAGATATTCTCGTGGCAGGAGACAACTTTGGGTCAGGATCCAGTCGAGAAACTGCCCCCTTGGTATTAAAATATAACGGAATAGGAGCAGTTATTGCCCGTTCCTTTGCTCGAATTTTTTATCGCAATGCTATCAATGTCGGTTTGCCGGTGCTGGAACTGGCTGAAGCTTCCGAGATTCAGGAAGGTGACGAATTAGAAATTGAACTGATTACCGGTAGGATTAAGAATCTGAGTAGAGATAAAGAGTATCAGGCCAGCAGTCTACCGGAGCACTTAATGGCAGTTATCGAAGCAGGAGGGCTGGAAGCCTATCTGGCCCAAAAGTTAGGGCTGAAAGTAGGGAGTTGGTGA
- a CDS encoding VOC family protein yields MTAKRIHHIAFVFHDLDKAIELFEKLFAIKINSRQLLPSRGVEVATFPIGETIIELITPVRKDSPVKEYLDKHGEGFFHIAFEEDNIEGKLAYLRQQGFEFLDKSPRKALNNWRVAFLDPKQTFGIHLQIVEP; encoded by the coding sequence ATGACCGCTAAACGAATTCACCATATAGCTTTCGTTTTTCACGATCTCGATAAGGCTATTGAACTATTTGAAAAACTGTTTGCTATCAAAATAAATTCCAGACAACTCCTGCCCTCTCGCGGGGTGGAAGTGGCTACTTTTCCCATAGGCGAGACCATTATCGAGCTAATTACTCCTGTTCGGAAAGACAGTCCTGTAAAAGAATACCTGGACAAGCACGGGGAAGGTTTTTTCCACATTGCCTTTGAGGAAGATAACATAGAAGGAAAACTTGCCTACTTGCGCCAGCAAGGATTTGAATTTTTGGACAAGTCACCTCGGAAGGCGTTAAATAACTGGCGGGTGGCCTTTTTGGATCCAAAACAGACTTTTGGTATTCATTTACAGATAGTGGAGCCTTAA
- a CDS encoding sodium:solute symporter family protein — protein sequence MELTFGGWTGIIVLLAYGALMLGIGITVSLRQKDIHESMDNYYLGGRTLGLLALFFTLYATQYSGNTIIGYAPKAYRLGFAWFQSVTYMTAIIGGYLLFAPRLYILAKRHKFLTPSDWLEARFKSPAVTLVGTLLMLYGLGNYLLEQLVAIGHGVSGLTAGTIPYQIGVIFFIVIMLIYSWLGGMRAVAYTDVMQGIALLVGILALLIGSIKVWGGLPAATQYMIAEVPKKVGVPSLETSTKWISLLILVAIGAAVYPHAIQRIYAAGSERTLKRSLSRMAWMPFVTTGLVYLVGLIGIKAFPGLDKMTSEKLVGMMANVVAAQSPFFYWMMILLFGGVVAAIVSTADSVLLSFSSIVSKDIYGRFINPDAPEKQKLMVGKVAGIIVLFILLLIAWNPPGTLYQIFVLKFEVLIQVAPAFILGLYWKRLTKGPVVVGMIAGALVAGMMTLSGNKTFLGFYSGVWGLLLNLAICVVGSFLVSASKELQQEVEKVIALDR from the coding sequence ATGGAGTTAACTTTTGGGGGTTGGACTGGAATAATTGTTCTTCTGGCTTACGGGGCGTTGATGTTGGGTATCGGCATAACGGTTTCTCTGCGGCAGAAAGACATACATGAAAGTATGGATAATTATTATTTGGGCGGGCGCACTTTGGGTTTGTTGGCTTTATTCTTTACCCTTTATGCCACCCAGTACAGCGGGAATACTATTATTGGGTACGCGCCTAAAGCTTACCGATTGGGTTTCGCTTGGTTTCAGTCGGTTACTTATATGACGGCTATTATAGGCGGCTATTTGCTATTTGCGCCGCGACTCTACATTCTGGCTAAGCGGCACAAGTTTTTGACCCCATCCGACTGGCTGGAGGCCCGCTTTAAATCACCGGCGGTTACCCTAGTGGGGACGCTATTGATGCTTTACGGGCTGGGCAACTATCTCTTGGAGCAACTGGTGGCCATTGGTCACGGCGTTTCCGGCCTTACAGCGGGTACGATTCCCTATCAAATTGGTGTGATCTTCTTTATTGTTATCATGTTGATCTACAGTTGGCTAGGTGGAATGAGGGCTGTTGCCTACACAGACGTTATGCAGGGAATTGCATTGCTAGTTGGAATTTTGGCCTTGCTCATCGGTAGTATCAAAGTATGGGGAGGTTTACCGGCTGCTACCCAGTACATGATTGCAGAAGTGCCCAAGAAGGTGGGAGTCCCGAGTCTAGAAACCTCCACAAAGTGGATTAGCTTGCTGATACTAGTGGCCATTGGCGCAGCAGTTTATCCCCATGCCATCCAGCGAATTTACGCTGCCGGGAGCGAACGTACTCTCAAGCGGTCCTTAAGCAGAATGGCCTGGATGCCTTTTGTTACCACAGGTCTTGTTTATCTGGTTGGTTTGATCGGTATCAAAGCTTTCCCGGGCCTGGATAAAATGACTTCTGAAAAACTGGTAGGAATGATGGCTAATGTTGTAGCTGCCCAATCGCCATTTTTCTACTGGATGATGATATTATTGTTCGGCGGTGTTGTGGCTGCGATTGTTTCTACTGCCGACTCGGTGCTACTCAGTTTTTCTTCTATTGTTTCTAAAGACATCTACGGGCGGTTTATCAATCCTGATGCTCCGGAAAAGCAAAAGCTGATGGTAGGAAAGGTAGCAGGAATCATTGTGCTTTTTATCCTTTTATTAATTGCGTGGAATCCTCCCGGAACCTTGTACCAAATCTTTGTACTGAAATTTGAGGTGTTAATCCAGGTGGCTCCAGCATTTATCCTAGGGCTATATTGGAAGCGATTGACTAAAGGTCCTGTAGTGGTCGGTATGATTGCCGGTGCCCTGGTAGCAGGAATGATGACCCTTAGCGGCAACAAGACATTCCTTGGCTTTTACAGCGGTGTGTGGGGTTTGTTGCTTAACTTAGCAATTTGCGTGGTAGGTAGTTTCTTGGTATCTGCTTCTAAAGAATTACAGCAAGAAGTCGAAAAGGTGATTGCCCTGGACAGGTAA
- a CDS encoding spore coat protein — protein MLQLTGKERSLLQELKKHEEVCIQKYNNYANQAQDPQLKNLFQQYAFQEQRHYDTINQLLQGQQPNLTGQGQQKTGIQFQTAVGQQPIGMHYQSAPNQSYAMQGAIAKETDVTLCNDMLMTERFVSGSYDTSIFDAVNPQVRQALQHIQQEEQQHGQGIVNYLNQKGMKSVTP, from the coding sequence TTGTTGCAATTGACCGGTAAAGAAAGGAGCTTGCTGCAGGAACTTAAGAAGCACGAAGAAGTATGCATCCAAAAGTACAATAATTATGCCAACCAGGCTCAGGACCCACAACTGAAAAACTTGTTTCAGCAATATGCTTTCCAGGAACAGCGGCACTATGATACCATAAACCAGTTGCTCCAGGGACAGCAACCTAACCTGACTGGGCAGGGGCAGCAGAAAACGGGGATCCAGTTCCAAACCGCAGTGGGACAGCAACCGATAGGCATGCACTATCAGTCGGCACCCAATCAGTCCTATGCCATGCAAGGAGCGATAGCGAAAGAAACGGACGTTACCCTCTGTAACGATATGCTTATGACGGAGAGATTTGTTTCCGGTTCCTATGATACGTCCATTTTCGATGCGGTCAATCCCCAGGTTCGCCAAGCATTGCAGCATATTCAGCAGGAAGAGCAACAGCATGGTCAGGGGATAGTTAATTACTTGAACCAAAAAGGTATGAAGTCAGTTACCCCATAG
- a CDS encoding RNA-guided endonuclease InsQ/TnpB family protein: protein MKLVKTVKCKLQVNIEQAAVLLETLQRFADACNDILCVSQENHTTNKVKLQHLCYRNIKEKYGLQANLVIRAIARVAEATKKKRKQSKPRKFKPTSMSLDQRTFSFNEKRWEVSISTVAGRLKLPLAIGNFQRGLLAGQKPTSATLCYNRRTKEFYINIVVNREVPFPPKGGNVIGVDRGIYNLATTSNGLKFSGRQAIHVRRHYARLRQVLQTKGTDGAQKLLKRLSGKEHRWMTDLNHKISKAIVNSCKPGDVIVMEDLRYIRERIRAIKGQRLFQHSWAFGQLGRFIEYKAAERGIAVVYVDPRHTSQRCPKCSNTARDNRHGHLFRCTSCGFVGHADIVAATNIRQVYFEALADGSPSVGPEAGSTCKPLALAMG, encoded by the coding sequence ATGAAACTTGTAAAAACAGTCAAATGCAAGCTCCAAGTTAATATTGAACAAGCCGCTGTCCTTCTGGAAACTCTGCAGCGGTTTGCCGACGCTTGCAACGACATCCTTTGCGTCTCTCAGGAAAACCACACTACCAACAAAGTCAAACTCCAGCACCTCTGCTACCGCAACATCAAGGAAAAGTACGGTCTCCAGGCCAATCTCGTAATTCGTGCCATTGCCCGGGTAGCCGAAGCCACCAAGAAGAAACGGAAGCAATCGAAGCCCCGGAAGTTTAAACCCACCAGCATGAGTCTCGACCAGCGCACCTTTTCCTTCAACGAGAAGCGTTGGGAGGTTTCCATTTCAACAGTAGCCGGGAGGCTCAAGCTCCCGCTCGCCATTGGTAATTTCCAGCGGGGGCTTCTCGCGGGACAGAAGCCCACTTCGGCAACCCTCTGCTACAACAGGCGCACGAAAGAGTTCTACATCAACATCGTGGTCAACCGTGAAGTTCCTTTTCCTCCGAAAGGTGGTAACGTCATTGGTGTTGACCGCGGTATCTATAACCTTGCTACCACCTCCAATGGCTTGAAGTTCTCTGGACGGCAGGCTATACACGTCCGCAGGCATTATGCTCGGTTGCGGCAAGTGCTCCAGACCAAGGGCACGGACGGAGCCCAAAAGCTCCTGAAACGGCTGTCGGGGAAGGAACACCGCTGGATGACCGACCTCAACCATAAAATCAGCAAGGCAATCGTCAATTCCTGCAAGCCTGGAGACGTCATCGTAATGGAAGACCTGCGTTATATCAGAGAGCGAATCCGTGCAATTAAAGGACAACGTCTCTTTCAGCACTCCTGGGCTTTTGGGCAGCTCGGTAGGTTCATCGAGTACAAAGCCGCCGAACGCGGTATTGCCGTAGTCTATGTTGACCCTCGCCATACCAGCCAGCGCTGTCCAAAATGTAGCAATACAGCTCGGGACAATAGACACGGACATCTTTTCCGCTGTACTTCCTGTGGTTTTGTCGGTCATGCGGATATAGTAGCCGCAACCAATATCCGTCAGGTCTATTTTGAGGCGCTGGCGGATGGGTCTCCGTCAGTAGGCCCTGAAGCAGGTTCGACCTGCAAGCCCCTAGCTTTAGCTATGGGGTAA
- the sigK gene encoding RNA polymerase sporulation sigma factor SigK, producing MLEHSWALLLWLVKGIPLFISYISNHAFPHPLSEEEEAYYLGLWEAGDEEARNILIEHNLRLVAHITKKFEGTGEDTEDLISIGTIGLIKAINTFDLDKGTKLATYAARCIENEILMHLRSTKKLRGEISLYDSIGVDKEGNEITLMDVLGTEEDVVADIVENKFENRRVREYIEKLGNREKRVLQLRYGLFNGLRRTQREIAKKLGISRSYVSRIEKREI from the coding sequence ATGTTAGAGCATTCCTGGGCCCTACTTTTGTGGCTGGTAAAGGGAATTCCACTGTTTATTTCCTACATCAGCAATCATGCCTTTCCCCATCCTTTGTCGGAAGAAGAGGAAGCCTATTATTTGGGTCTTTGGGAAGCTGGGGACGAGGAAGCCCGGAACATTTTGATTGAACATAACCTTCGTTTAGTGGCTCATATTACCAAGAAATTTGAAGGGACGGGAGAAGATACAGAAGATCTAATTTCCATTGGCACTATCGGTTTGATTAAAGCCATTAACACTTTTGATCTGGACAAAGGCACCAAGCTGGCCACCTACGCCGCTCGTTGCATCGAGAACGAGATATTAATGCACCTGAGATCAACCAAGAAATTACGAGGGGAAATCTCTCTGTACGATTCCATTGGTGTAGATAAAGAAGGCAACGAGATAACTCTTATGGATGTCCTGGGGACGGAGGAAGATGTAGTGGCGGACATCGTAGAAAATAAATTTGAGAACAGAAGAGTCAGGGAGTATATAGAAAAGTTGGGCAACCGCGAGAAGCGCGTGTTACAGCTTCGTTACGGGTTATTTAACGGGCTCCGCCGAACTCAGCGAGAAATTGCGAAAAAGCTTGGTATCTCCCGTTCATATGTCTCCCGCATCGAGAAAAGGGAAATATAA
- the dmpI gene encoding 4-oxalocrotonate tautomerase DmpI, which yields MPLIIFEGPELTKEQKEKIAKEFTDTASKITGIPAEAFTVLLKENSPENVGIGGQLLVNKKK from the coding sequence ATGCCCCTCATCATTTTCGAAGGCCCCGAACTAACTAAAGAGCAGAAGGAGAAAATAGCTAAAGAGTTTACTGACACCGCCAGCAAAATTACCGGTATTCCCGCCGAGGCTTTTACGGTATTACTAAAGGAGAACTCTCCAGAAAATGTCGGAATAGGGGGACAACTTCTGGTCAATAAGAAAAAATAA
- a CDS encoding MarR family winged helix-turn-helix transcriptional regulator produces the protein MSCSRQTIRAELVKLIFRLQRLLYQELCCSLTEMELTGTDLMVLFYLKQEANYRITDLARKLGIPASTLTGVIDRLEEKGWVCRERSQVDRRVVTIRLGPRYQEQKVVLQNHLTKDAYRLLADLSDNECRQLLEGLKRVEVLIRQKVELSPKTKFGEGGV, from the coding sequence TTGTCTTGTTCTCGACAGACTATACGAGCGGAACTGGTAAAGTTAATCTTTCGACTTCAGCGTCTGCTGTATCAGGAGCTCTGTTGTTCTCTTACCGAAATGGAGCTTACGGGTACAGACCTGATGGTACTTTTTTATTTGAAACAGGAGGCTAATTACAGGATAACTGATTTGGCAAGAAAGTTAGGGATTCCGGCTAGTACTCTAACCGGGGTGATTGACCGCCTGGAAGAAAAAGGTTGGGTGTGCCGGGAAAGGAGTCAGGTTGACCGAAGAGTAGTAACCATACGCCTTGGTCCTAGGTACCAAGAACAAAAGGTCGTACTTCAAAACCATTTAACTAAAGACGCTTACCGTCTACTGGCTGATTTATCCGATAATGAATGCCGGCAGCTATTGGAAGGTTTGAAGCGGGTAGAAGTTTTGATTAGACAAAAGGTAGAGCTTTCTCCGAAAACTAAGTTCGGCGAAGGAGGAGTTTAA
- a CDS encoding permease, which translates to MNGTTIGMAVAVVVLAGLAYLRGGLVAVGQGIILGGQTLLSVSFLLVVAFATAGLIQALLSKEVVGRWMGKEAGWKGLLVGGIAGALIPGGPYVYYPLAATFLVSGADIGSVITFIVAKNLWTLSRLPMEIALVGIKITAVRYIVTFLFPILMGVLANMFFAGATVKIRHWIKEQMKQKEAGN; encoded by the coding sequence ATGAACGGAACTACTATTGGCATGGCTGTTGCGGTGGTGGTTTTAGCAGGACTAGCTTACTTAAGAGGCGGTTTAGTTGCCGTAGGACAGGGAATAATCCTTGGCGGGCAAACTCTTTTATCAGTTTCTTTTTTGCTGGTGGTGGCTTTTGCCACCGCAGGACTTATTCAAGCTTTACTTTCCAAAGAAGTTGTTGGCCGGTGGATGGGAAAGGAAGCCGGGTGGAAAGGTCTTCTGGTAGGAGGTATAGCCGGTGCCTTGATCCCCGGAGGGCCTTATGTTTATTACCCTTTAGCAGCTACTTTTTTGGTTTCGGGAGCAGATATCGGCTCTGTGATAACCTTTATCGTAGCCAAAAATCTATGGACATTGAGCCGGTTGCCGATGGAAATAGCTCTTGTCGGAATTAAAATTACCGCAGTGCGTTATATCGTCACTTTCCTCTTCCCTATCTTAATGGGTGTTCTGGCTAATATGTTTTTTGCCGGAGCTACAGTCAAAATTAGACATTGGATTAAAGAACAGATGAAACAAAAGGAGGCGGGTAACTGA
- a CDS encoding permease — MGVAVLVIGLIALSLFLIGYRRGDGSHIKGLRMGWNMFKGLLPLLLLAFTAAGLLQVAIPPELIRSWLGEEAGWKGVLIGSVAGALIPGGPYVAFPIIASVFKAGASLGTAVAFITSWAMMGLTIIPFEVAFVGPRFTAVRYTLALVFPFLAGFLAQTLFARGF, encoded by the coding sequence ATGGGCGTTGCCGTCTTAGTCATAGGCTTGATTGCCCTGTCGCTTTTCTTGATCGGTTACCGCCGGGGGGATGGTTCCCATATCAAAGGTCTGCGTATGGGTTGGAACATGTTTAAAGGACTTTTACCTCTCCTTCTCTTAGCTTTCACGGCAGCAGGGCTTCTGCAGGTGGCTATTCCACCGGAATTAATTCGTAGCTGGCTTGGTGAGGAAGCCGGATGGAAAGGGGTTCTGATTGGCAGCGTTGCGGGAGCCTTGATACCTGGAGGCCCTTATGTAGCTTTCCCCATAATTGCTTCGGTTTTCAAGGCCGGGGCTTCCCTGGGTACGGCGGTTGCCTTTATAACAAGTTGGGCTATGATGGGGCTCACTATTATTCCTTTTGAGGTGGCTTTTGTAGGACCTCGCTTTACTGCAGTGCGCTATACGCTGGCGTTGGTTTTCCCGTTTTTAGCAGGCTTTTTGGCTCAAACATTATTTGCCAGAGGATTTTAA